The Thermodesulfovibrionia bacterium genome includes a window with the following:
- a CDS encoding polysaccharide biosynthesis tyrosine autokinase, translating to MNNFFQSEPVSEFFSIISRHKAVILLSVIVMVVSVYISLSLYTPRYSASVLMLVEGETKSDVDYYDETRTREKTLYEGEIIKSAPVIERSVNALRLFEIPLDYEKKFSSALKAFLINKKINKYSKELEALPVEQKQSLLFSKAVRDVKASISVEQLKDTKMFVLRVSDFSPAGAVILANSISRSYLIFDLERQLSEIRLTYGEDHIKAKQVRNAIVELSEYLDGKPIPYMETFGPASVKIIEQAKESSFESRYNKKMLLILSLFLGLIVGYMSAYGLESLDTSVRTGQDVKKNLQMELIGAVKKEKSDILWSEKGMDAIRQSFRDMKTKIGFLRQDRQLKTFLITSAVRKEGKTTCSEYLSRAFAESGEKVLLIDADLFNPLIAKLFKLKHDVGLIDYISNKKGIEDIILESSFPNLHIIPGGLIPPNPSEMLANEKIRTLIEAVKNNYDIVIIDSPPICTALEVTVLGGFVDAIILIIKSESTPRNLLKDVIDSLKLAKGNILGVVLNFLPVIRGNISYYYKYYEYNNYDNKDI from the coding sequence TTGAATAATTTTTTTCAGTCTGAACCGGTTAGTGAGTTTTTCAGCATAATTTCCAGGCACAAGGCAGTAATCCTTTTATCTGTTATTGTTATGGTAGTCAGTGTCTATATAAGCTTGAGTCTTTATACACCTCGCTATTCCGCTTCTGTTTTAATGTTAGTAGAAGGAGAGACAAAATCAGATGTAGACTATTATGATGAAACTCGGACTCGTGAAAAGACACTTTATGAAGGCGAAATTATTAAATCAGCGCCTGTTATCGAAAGAAGCGTCAATGCACTGAGACTCTTTGAAATTCCTTTGGATTATGAGAAAAAGTTTTCATCTGCATTAAAAGCGTTCCTTATTAATAAAAAAATAAATAAATATTCCAAGGAACTTGAAGCATTACCTGTTGAACAAAAGCAGTCGTTGCTCTTTAGTAAAGCTGTTAGAGATGTTAAGGCAAGTATTAGTGTTGAACAGCTAAAAGACACAAAGATGTTTGTATTGCGTGTCTCAGATTTTAGTCCAGCCGGTGCAGTTATCCTTGCAAATTCCATCAGCCGTTCTTATCTCATTTTTGACCTTGAGCGTCAACTTTCTGAGATTCGATTAACATATGGAGAAGATCATATAAAGGCAAAACAGGTAAGAAACGCCATTGTTGAATTAAGTGAATATCTTGATGGCAAGCCTATTCCTTATATGGAAACATTTGGGCCTGCAAGCGTCAAAATAATTGAGCAAGCAAAAGAATCTTCCTTTGAATCACGTTATAACAAAAAAATGCTTCTCATATTGAGCTTGTTTTTAGGGTTGATCGTGGGATATATGTCTGCCTATGGATTGGAATCTCTTGATACTTCAGTAAGGACAGGGCAAGATGTTAAAAAAAATCTTCAAATGGAACTAATTGGAGCGGTTAAAAAAGAAAAAAGTGATATTTTATGGTCAGAAAAGGGTATGGATGCAATAAGGCAGAGCTTCAGAGACATGAAGACAAAGATAGGTTTTCTTAGACAGGATCGTCAACTGAAGACCTTCCTGATAACAAGCGCTGTCAGGAAGGAAGGAAAGACTACCTGCAGCGAATATTTGTCTAGGGCATTTGCCGAATCAGGTGAAAAGGTATTGCTAATTGACGCCGATCTTTTCAACCCGTTAATTGCCAAGTTATTTAAGTTAAAACATGACGTTGGCCTTATTGACTATATTTCTAATAAAAAGGGCATAGAGGACATTATATTAGAATCATCTTTTCCTAATCTTCATATTATTCCAGGGGGACTTATCCCTCCTAATCCTTCTGAAATGCTTGCTAATGAAAAAATCAGAACTTTAATTGAGGCAGTGAAGAATAATTATGACATTGTCATCATTGACAGCCCTCCGATATGCACCGCGCTTGAGGTTACAGTTTTAGGAGGGTTTGTTGATGCTATCATACTTATTATCAAGTCAGAAAGTACCCCGCGTAATCTTTTGAAAGATGTTATTGATTCTTTAAAACTTGCAAAGGGCAACATATTAGGTGTTGTCCTGAATTTTCTGCCGGTAATTCGAGGTAATATCAGTTATTATTATAAGTATTATGAGTACAATAATTATGATAATAAAGATATATAA
- a CDS encoding SDR family oxidoreductase, whose protein sequence is MKKNKILVTGGAGFIGSHIVDRLIDEGFEVVVVDNLLTGHKRNINKHAKFYRLDIQSSKIESVFKIERPGYVCHQAAQKDVRLSVSDPVFDAKINILGTLNILQNCVKYKTKKVVFASTGGAIYGDQEVFPASESHPTRPISPYGITKLTAEHYLYYYKKVYGLEYTALRYSNVYGPRQDPHGEAGVVAIFIKMILNGISPVINGDGKQTRDYVYIDDVVEANILSLKDNLNDNVFNVGTGIETSVNQIFNSLKRIIGPSIKEKHGPSKPGEQERSVIDYSRAKKYLHWKPATSLNAGLEKTCEYFKNIPAL, encoded by the coding sequence ATGAAAAAAAATAAAATCTTGGTAACCGGTGGCGCAGGCTTTATCGGTTCTCATATAGTAGACCGGCTTATTGATGAAGGCTTTGAAGTTGTTGTAGTTGATAATCTTTTAACTGGCCATAAAAGGAATATTAACAAGCATGCTAAATTCTACAGATTAGATATTCAAAGTTCGAAGATCGAATCTGTTTTTAAGATAGAGAGGCCTGGCTATGTCTGTCACCAGGCGGCTCAGAAGGATGTGCGGCTTTCTGTTTCAGATCCTGTTTTTGATGCCAAGATAAATATATTAGGCACACTAAACATTCTTCAGAATTGTGTTAAATATAAAACAAAGAAAGTGGTTTTTGCTTCAACAGGCGGTGCTATTTATGGAGATCAGGAAGTTTTTCCGGCCTCGGAAAGCCACCCTACAAGGCCTATCAGCCCGTATGGCATAACCAAGCTCACTGCGGAACACTATTTGTACTATTATAAGAAGGTTTATGGATTAGAGTATACCGCTCTTAGATATTCTAATGTTTACGGGCCTCGGCAGGATCCTCATGGGGAAGCCGGTGTGGTAGCCATTTTTATTAAGATGATCTTAAACGGTATATCTCCTGTTATTAATGGAGACGGGAAACAGACCAGGGATTATGTCTATATTGACGATGTTGTTGAAGCAAATATCCTATCGCTGAAAGATAACCTCAATGACAATGTTTTTAATGTTGGCACAGGTATTGAGACTTCTGTTAATCAGATTTTCAATTCCCTTAAGAGGATAATAGGCCCTTCAATAAAAGAAAAACATGGCCCTTCAAAACCCGGGGAGCAGGAAAGGAGTGTCATCGACTATTCAAGAGCAAAAAAATACCTGCATTGGAAACCTGCGACATCGTTAAATGCAGGACTGGAAAAAACTTGTGAGTATTTCAAAAATATACCTGCCCTTTAA
- a CDS encoding MraY family glycosyltransferase: protein MMIIIIKAFLIFITTLLGTIYILPKLMHIASTFFVTKEESPDIKYSLMDSPDNKRKVHDIPKPLVGGIGMLIVVSLSSILFVPPEDLNLRGYYSAVIILGITGVLDDFKELHHNWKFVMQILAVAIMLHYSDTALISLGNLLTFGSINIGIFAIAPVTIFCTVGVVNAINMIDGLDGLAGGIALVSFIAFAFLAYHNQQMNMLLLSISLCGAVIGFLRYNWYPSKLFMGDAGSFFLGFSLAFLAIYITQKHDSLVPPVAALLVLTVPIVDTLTVMVRRLIRGKNPFSADKNHLHHILLQYGLSVKSAVIVILCLCAGFSLLGIVGTLCKVPEYYLFFVFFSFFILYYITTYYAHKN, encoded by the coding sequence ATGATGATTATAATTATCAAGGCGTTTCTCATATTCATAACAACACTTTTAGGAACTATTTATATTCTTCCCAAATTAATGCATATTGCATCAACATTTTTTGTCACTAAAGAAGAGTCTCCAGATATAAAGTATAGTTTAATGGATTCTCCGGACAATAAGCGTAAGGTACATGATATTCCAAAACCGTTGGTTGGGGGAATAGGAATGCTCATCGTTGTTTCTTTAAGCAGTATTTTGTTTGTCCCCCCGGAAGATTTAAATTTAAGAGGGTATTACTCTGCTGTCATTATACTCGGCATAACCGGGGTGTTGGATGACTTCAAGGAACTGCATCATAACTGGAAATTTGTGATGCAGATATTGGCAGTTGCTATTATGCTTCATTACAGCGATACCGCTCTTATTTCTTTAGGTAATCTTCTCACTTTCGGCTCTATCAATATTGGTATATTTGCCATAGCTCCTGTAACGATATTCTGTACAGTGGGTGTTGTTAATGCGATCAATATGATAGATGGTCTTGATGGGCTGGCCGGTGGTATTGCTCTGGTATCTTTTATAGCGTTTGCTTTTCTCGCCTATCATAATCAACAGATGAACATGCTGTTGCTGAGCATCTCTTTATGTGGCGCAGTCATAGGATTTCTCAGATATAACTGGTACCCGTCTAAATTATTTATGGGAGACGCAGGGAGTTTTTTTCTGGGATTCTCACTTGCTTTTTTAGCTATATACATAACACAAAAACATGATTCTTTAGTTCCACCTGTTGCTGCATTATTAGTGTTGACAGTACCGATTGTTGACACGTTAACTGTTATGGTCAGAAGGTTAATAAGAGGAAAGAACCCTTTTTCAGCTGATAAAAATCATTTACATCATATTCTTTTACAGTATGGTCTTAGTGTGAAAAGCGCTGTTATAGTCATTCTTTGTTTATGCGCTGGTTTTTCATTGCTTGGAATTGTAGGAACACTCTGCAAGGTCCCTGAATATTATCTCTTTTTTGTATTTTTTTCTTTTTTTATTTTATATTATATAACAACATATTATGCTCATAAAAATTAG
- a CDS encoding SLBB domain-containing protein: MKYLLVFSLAVFNIFFFTASLSAKETRSLGEYKVGLSDVISIDVINEPGLKTTTIISVDGTITFPYLGTIYVKGMSIPAIEKKIAEGLGKGYIKYPVVSVSLISSLSRKYFIYGEVRESGGFPFEDGMTVVKAISRTGGITNDGIYGKIKVRRKQDDGIKYKDIEIDLKGTIEGSKTTGDMLIEPDDIIIVERNKTYFVHGEVDKPGEYVLGKEITILNAITIAGGISNDGLYGDVKLRRKQHEGGYKDIEINLIDNSVGSSSGHTMLQPEDTVIVERNKTFFVNGEVTRAGEYVLETGMTVLQAISVVGGVREQGLYGKVMVRHKQDGDGGAEDIAIDLNGVPGAKATGNLLLQPGDTLIVERDETYFVHGEVNKPGEYILKDNMTAFKAIILAGGFTKWGSPTRVKVLRHKENEAGYISLEINIEKVISGDATSDIDLQPGDILVAYAGIF; this comes from the coding sequence TTGAAATATCTTTTAGTATTTTCATTAGCAGTATTTAATATTTTCTTTTTTACAGCTTCGTTAAGCGCTAAAGAAACTCGTTCGCTTGGTGAGTATAAGGTAGGATTGTCAGATGTGATCAGCATTGATGTAATTAATGAGCCGGGGCTGAAAACGACCACTATTATATCTGTTGACGGGACTATTACCTTCCCTTATTTGGGGACTATATATGTAAAGGGCATGAGTATTCCAGCGATTGAGAAAAAGATAGCTGAGGGATTGGGCAAAGGATACATTAAGTATCCTGTTGTTTCGGTATCTTTGATAAGTTCCTTGAGCAGGAAATATTTTATATATGGTGAAGTTAGAGAATCTGGTGGATTTCCTTTTGAGGATGGGATGACAGTAGTAAAGGCAATATCAAGAACTGGAGGCATTACTAATGATGGTATATACGGCAAGATCAAGGTGAGGAGAAAACAAGATGACGGTATTAAATACAAGGATATAGAAATAGACCTTAAGGGAACCATTGAAGGCAGTAAAACAACAGGGGATATGCTTATTGAACCCGATGATATCATTATTGTTGAGCGTAACAAAACATACTTTGTCCATGGAGAAGTTGATAAACCAGGGGAATATGTCCTTGGGAAAGAGATAACTATATTAAATGCTATTACTATTGCCGGTGGAATAAGCAATGATGGTCTATATGGCGATGTGAAGTTGAGACGCAAGCAGCATGAGGGTGGCTATAAAGATATCGAAATCAACTTGATAGATAATAGCGTGGGCAGTTCGTCTGGCCATACAATGCTTCAGCCTGAAGACACAGTTATTGTTGAGCGGAATAAGACATTTTTTGTTAATGGTGAGGTTACAAGGGCAGGTGAATATGTCTTGGAAACCGGCATGACCGTATTACAGGCTATATCTGTAGTAGGGGGCGTAAGAGAGCAAGGTCTATACGGTAAAGTTATGGTAAGACATAAGCAGGATGGCGATGGCGGGGCGGAAGATATTGCAATTGACCTTAATGGTGTTCCAGGTGCGAAGGCAACAGGGAACTTACTTCTTCAGCCTGGTGATACTTTGATTGTTGAGCGTGATGAAACATATTTTGTCCATGGTGAAGTCAACAAGCCAGGAGAATATATTCTTAAAGATAATATGACTGCTTTTAAAGCTATAATACTTGCGGGAGGGTTTACCAAATGGGGTTCACCAACTCGTGTTAAGGTTTTAAGGCATAAGGAGAACGAGGCTGGATATATTTCTCTGGAAATTAATATTGAAAAGGTTATAAGTGGTGATGCTACATCGGATATCGATCTTCAACCCGGTGATATATTAGTAGCTTATGCAGGGATATTTTAA
- a CDS encoding O-antigen ligase family protein: MVNISNIKSWILKHSSLVIAVFISYLVSLLLLDNYAYVLVGAVVVVLVAIFIRYPRAYVYFIVTTYPIMGILQEFLAFRVGGLYTGFNLGGVFVAFGVLYGVIYMLLKRPRIFKYELTIPILIFFGIVTLSLTYIEKYKFFAFRDIIRLSTHMPLYFIILDNFKDMKDAKKLLAALTSVFVPMFIYFVAVIYFPSLGGNIMRNMEAEISSEISMPRLGGFLHATSIGSYIVIFFVISIYYYYQLEQKDRWKCYVMFVMLPFLLFNALARNAWITFVFVLIVVGILRYRKLVVVFVLACIFVLMIRPDVTNIIWLRMQPDPSSNYRLILNKLGWALFVQKPILGWGQAYVHIYTGENISSSINQYGVGGVDLHNEYLRIMIETGIVGLLSYLYLMYKGAKMSFKLFRLPQSIAKDYALVSLTVIISVMINGATGQGFRDMAIYFWIFMAICEAYLINLRSQAQDTQNLT; the protein is encoded by the coding sequence ATGGTTAATATCTCTAATATCAAATCCTGGATACTTAAACATAGTAGTTTAGTTATCGCGGTCTTCATCAGTTATCTGGTCAGTCTGCTTCTCCTCGACAACTATGCGTATGTGTTGGTAGGGGCGGTAGTAGTTGTTCTTGTCGCTATTTTTATAAGATACCCTAGGGCTTATGTGTATTTTATAGTTACTACATATCCTATAATGGGTATTCTGCAGGAATTTTTAGCATTCAGGGTAGGCGGCTTATACACCGGGTTCAACTTAGGAGGGGTATTTGTTGCTTTTGGGGTTCTCTATGGGGTTATATATATGCTTTTGAAAAGACCGCGTATATTTAAATATGAATTAACAATCCCGATATTAATTTTCTTTGGAATAGTAACGCTCTCTCTAACTTATATAGAAAAATATAAATTCTTTGCATTTCGTGACATTATAAGATTGTCTACACATATGCCTTTATATTTTATTATTCTGGATAATTTTAAAGACATGAAAGATGCTAAGAAGCTGTTAGCCGCATTAACATCTGTATTTGTGCCTATGTTCATATACTTCGTTGCAGTAATATATTTCCCCTCGCTGGGTGGCAACATAATGAGAAATATGGAGGCGGAAATAAGTTCTGAGATATCTATGCCTCGGCTTGGCGGTTTCCTGCATGCAACAAGTATAGGGTCTTACATAGTAATCTTTTTTGTAATATCCATATATTATTATTATCAATTAGAGCAAAAGGATAGATGGAAATGTTATGTCATGTTTGTGATGTTGCCTTTCTTATTGTTTAATGCCCTTGCGCGTAATGCATGGATTACTTTTGTGTTTGTCTTGATTGTAGTAGGGATATTGAGATACCGGAAGTTAGTTGTGGTTTTTGTATTGGCATGTATTTTTGTACTCATGATCAGGCCTGATGTGACAAATATAATCTGGCTGAGAATGCAGCCGGATCCCTCATCAAATTACAGGTTAATACTAAATAAACTTGGTTGGGCACTTTTTGTTCAGAAACCGATTCTTGGCTGGGGACAGGCATACGTTCACATATATACCGGGGAGAATATTTCTTCATCCATAAATCAATACGGAGTTGGCGGGGTCGATCTTCATAATGAATATCTAAGAATAATGATAGAAACAGGTATTGTGGGGCTTCTTTCATACCTGTATCTAATGTACAAAGGGGCAAAGATGAGTTTTAAGCTCTTCAGGCTGCCTCAATCAATTGCTAAGGATTATGCACTTGTCTCTCTCACAGTAATAATATCAGTTATGATAAATGGGGCAACGGGTCAAGGCTTTAGGGATATGGCTATTTATTTTTGGATATTCATGGCTATATGTGAAGCTTATCTGATCAATTTGCGGTCTCAAGCGCAGGATACACAAAATTTAACTTAA